From a region of the Carassius auratus strain Wakin chromosome 31, ASM336829v1, whole genome shotgun sequence genome:
- the LOC113050225 gene encoding uncharacterized protein LOC113050225: MSKAHSESQYEPQVRSKRLSRPPRHLGDYEVDYRGFQHTYSPTSRMQTECHSRESGNEGAVGMTPFTSWHATHRGDVTEDTGDQYEPQDAQTVIWQLREENRRLHKTIEDLQHTSEREETDSSQCPVPFPRTHSSTKAAKKPSPVPTPRLSKVAVAQMSDQISKETGKPVMDDGKEESEDEERDCEINLSGELSEMKLQPTSKNRHVRYQPNSPNPCTLQSQHKMSVHAAQSTSYAHDQRHIPPKPQIRDPSPAADFRFREQIDYHPRQHYHPRDFVPRTHSPPTRESIYRGPSPSIPDFTVEDPRQFARLKISLDNLLPYDATEQFKYQILLEHLKFEEALLIADSYSNSRYPYTQTMQSLTEHYGQPHQLALQKIADLMDGPNIRSGDTQAFRKFALRVRALVGMLDQLDEKGAIELQCGSHVARLMSKLPHDLKANFKRYVHPLRNPIPNLLDFSHWLEFELQVQPTDCKLNTSEMRGQISQHKEAPRQRKHTFQTTAILHGVDQSADPPAAKSSEFQNPGKIVYCHYCDNNHHYLNQCNNFTQLTSELKTNWIKSNKRCWRCGRKHQAAQCRLKATCKTCNGKHLTVLHDINSKSTEMKHNHERSQESQMLYLDRPAGGSQVLLKICKVLLRNGKNSIMTYAILDDGSERTILLHGAAQQLKLNGQTETLSLRTVRHDTQVIQGAKVSFTLSPAFQPSKRFKITGAFTAENFGLAKHSHPVTLLQRKYQHLKGLPLHAFSQVQPLLLIGSDHHHLIIPMEPVHFGPPGGPAAIRTRLGWTLQGPANVLQHQIPEHQCLFTSVTSTSSELLQHVERLWQLDILPYRNEKVVTRSRCDQEAITLLETKTVRVNVNGVFRYATPLLRKRDMPELKAPKESVLPNLRALERRLSKSPEHAEAYNQEIERLDQSGYVVKLAAEAVDQSPESWYIPHHMVHHNGKHRVVYNCSFQYQGHNLNEYLLAGPTLTSTLLGVLLRFREHAIAITSDIKGMFHQIRLLPEDKPLLRFLWRNMQRDTPVSVYEWQVLPFGTTCSPCCATFAVLKHVQENTVPGEETRVAVENHFYVDNFLQSVTSTDKATELVNKIQALLVSGGFELRQWASNIPSVVAHLPEESRSERNELWLTEKQWDVSVSTLGLHWLCKADTLGYKARLKEPQVPTMRYIYQVVASQYDPLGYIIPFTTRAKVLIQRLWDKKREWDDPLLPSDLLQAWLEWEAELQYLNKIAIPRCYTSAELDSKVCKRDIHIFCDASNNAYGSVAYLRTESPQGQVEVAFITARSRVAPKRQLSVPRLELCAALSGAQLARLLEKELTLNIQQVTLWSDSKTVLSWIQSDSCRYKVFVGTRIAEIQELTASQSWQYVKSENNPADDITHGKTLHQLSVPSHWKQGPHFLWQDPSTWSNDTEELVTDSTDEEEKVTFCSLTTVDFSDIIKEFSSYHSFDQLVEHEAQKQLKQANQTRDLSAQDYVAAEISLLKQAQFMCFPVELDTLTCGKSLPSNSRLVSLAPEIDQSTGLIRVGGRLRRSELLRPDTVHPIVIDPKHPLSQLLIQHYDEKLHHPGPERVFAELRRKYWIIRGREAVRRHQHQCRECKKWRGKPEVPKMADLPPARLRLHRPAFYSTGVDCFGPYTIKVGRRNEKRWGIIFKCMTTRGVYIDLLPKIDTDSFLMALRRFTARRGTPHELYSDQGTNFKGGERELSEAFAAMQPNLQSQLAKQKIQFKFNPPGAPHFGGLWEREIRSLKSALNVTLGAQHVTEEVLSTVLTEIEGMLNSKPLGYVSSDVADVDPITPNSLLLGRPDPDLPQIVYPESELLSRKRWRHSQVLADHFWAHFIKRYLPELQTRAKWITETGKDLKTGTVVMIVDDQLPRALWPVGKVSATVPGADGKIRTAEVQVQGRKYIRPVSKLICLPPLPEDNKDS; the protein is encoded by the coding sequence ATGTCCAAAGCCCATTCAGAGTCACAGTATGAGCCTCAAGTCCGTAGTAAACGATTATCACGCCCCCCACGCCACTTGGGAGATTATGAGGTGGATTACAGAGGCTTCCAGCATACATATTCACCTACTTCCAGGATGCAAACAGAGTGCCACAGCCGGGAGTCAGGAAATGAGGGTGCTGTCGGGATGACACCCTTCACCAGTTGGCATGCTACTCACCGAGGTGATGTTACTGAGGATACTGGAGATCAGTATGAACCACAAGATGCTCAAACAGTGATTTGGCAGCTACGAGAAGAGAACAGACGCCTGCATAAAACCATTGAGGACCTGCAACACACCTCTGAAAGGGAGGAAACAGACTCATCACAGTGTCCTGTGCCTTTTCCTCGCACTCACTCATCGACAAAGGCAGCAAAGAAACCTTCTCCTGTCCCAACTCCACGTCTAAGCAAGGTAGCAGTAGCTCAAATGAGTGATCAGATTTCTAAAGAGACTGGAAAACCAGTTATGGATGATGGAAAGGAAGAGTCAGAAGATGAGGAGCGAGACTGTGAAATTAATTTGTCAGGTGAACTTTCAGAAATGAAACTGCAGCCCACATCAAAGAACAGGCATGTGCGATATCAACCAAATTCACCAAATCCATGTACATTGCAATCTCAGCACAAGATGAGTGTACACGCTGCACAAAGCACAAGCTATGCACATGACCAAAGACATATCCCACCAAAGCCACAAATACGTGATCCTTCCCCTGCAGCTGACTTCAGATTCAGAGAACAAATTGATTACCACCCAAGACAACATTATCATCCTAGAGACTTCGTTCCGCGCACTCATTCTCCTCCCACCAGAGAGAGCATTTACAGAGGTCCGAGCCCTTCAATACCAGATTTCACAGTGGAAGACCCACGACAGTTTGCTAGACTCAAAATATCTCTTGACAATTTGTTGCCGTACGATGCTACTGAACAGTTTAAATATCAAATTCTGCTTGAGCATTTGAAATTTGAAGAGGCCCTTTTAATTGCTGATTCCTACAGCAACTCTCGTTATCCATACACCCAAACAATGCAATCGCTGACTGAACATTATGGACAGCCGCATCAATTGGCGTTGCAGAAAATTGCTGACTTGATGGACGGACCAAATATTCGCAGTGGTGACACTCAGGCCTTTCGTAAGTTTGCCCTCAGAGTTCGAGCATTAGTGGGTATGCTTGACCAGCTGGATGAGAAGGGAGCTATTGAATTGCAGTGTGGTTCACACGTGGCAAGACTCATGTCTAAACTCCCTCATGATCTCAAGGCTAACTTCAAGAGGTATGTTCACCCCCTCAGAAACCCAATTCCAAACCTGCTCGACTTTTCACACTGGCTTGAGTTTGAGCTGCAGGTGCAGCCCACTGACTGTAAACTCAATACTAGTGAAATGAGGGGACAAATTAGTCAGCACAAAGAAGCTCCGCGACAGCGTAAGCACACTTTTCAGACAACAGCCATTTTGCATGGTGTGGATCAGTCAGCAGACCCTCCAGCTGCAAAATCATCAGAATTTCAAAACCCTGGCAAAATTGTGTACTGTCATTACTGTGACAATAATCACCACTATCTTAACCAGTGCAATAACTTCACACAGCTAACCAGTGAGCTCAAAACTAACTGGATTAAGTCAAATAAGAGATGTTGGAGGTGTGGACGGAAACATCAGGCAGCTCAGTGCAGATTGAAAGCCACATGTAAAACTTGCAATGGCAAACATCTAACTGTTTTGCATGACATCAACAGCAAATCAACAGAGATGAAGCACAACCATGAAAGATCCCAAGAGAGTCAGATGCTATACCTAGATCGTCCAGCAGGTGGCAGCCAAGTCCTTCTGAAAATTTGTAAAGTGCTGTTGCGTAATGGCAAAAATTCAATTATGACTTATGCTATTTTGGACGATGGCTCTGAACGTACAATCCTGCTTCATGGTGCAGCACAGCAGCTTAAACTTAATGGACAGACTGAAACCCTCTCTTTGAGAACAGTTCGACATGACACCCAAGTCATACAAGGTGCAAAAGTATCTTTCACTCTGTCCCCAGCATTTCAGCCAAGCAAAAGGTTCAAGATAACTGGTGCCTTTACAGCTGAGAATTTCGGCTTGGCCAAGCATTCACATCCAGTTACCCTTCTGCAAAGGAAATACCAGCATCTCAAAGGGCTGCCTCTTCATGCCTTTTCTCAGGTTCAGCCATTGTTGCTTATAGGCTCTGATCATCACCATTTAATCATCCCCATGGAGCCAGTTCACTTTGGCCCACCAGGCGGGCCAGCTGCTATAAGGACCAGATTAGGCTGGACACTGCAAGGGCCAGCCAATGTACTCCAGCACCAAATCCCAGAGCATCAATGCCTTTTCACATCTGTGACTTCCACCTCATCAGAGCTGTTGCAACATGTTGAGAGACTCTGGCAGCTTGACATACTACCATATCGCAATGAGAAGGTGGTGACACGCTCACGTTGTGATCAGGAGGCCATCACTCTGCTTGAGACCAAGACTGTAAGGGTAAATGTAAATGGAGTGTTTCGTTATGCTACACCACTTCTGCGAAAAAGGGACATGCCCGAATTGAAAGCGCCTAAAGAGTCTGTTCTCCCCAACCTAAGAGCATTAGAAAGGCGTCTCAGCAAAAGTCCTGAACATGCAGAGGCATATAACCAGGAAATTGAAAGGCTGGATCAATCTGGTTATGTTGTCAAGCTGGCTGCTGAAGCAGTTGATCAAAGCCCTGAATCATGGTACATACCGCACCACATGGTACACCATAATGGAAAGCACAGAGTGGTGTACAACTGTTCCTTTCAGTACCAAGGCCATAACCTCAATGAGTACCTCCTAGCTGGGCCTACCCTCACCTCCACTTTACTAGGAGTGTTACTCCGATTCAGAGAGCATGCAATTGCCATCACAAGCGATATCAAGGGCATGTTTCACCAGATTCGTCTGCTCCCAGAGGATAAACCACTTCTCAGATTTCTGTGGAGAAACATGCAGCGTGATACACCAGTCAGTGTCTATGAATGGCAGGTTTTGCCTTTTGGGACTACATGCAGCCCCTGCTGTGCAACATTTGCCGTCCTAAAACATGTCCAAGAGAACACTGTTCCAGGGGAAGAGACACGTGTGGCTGTAGAAAACCATTTCTATGTGGACAATTTCCTGCAGAGTGTAACTTCTACTGACAAAGCGACTGAACTGGTGAATAAGATTCAAGCTCTTTTAGTTTCTGGTGGGTTCGAGTTAAGACAATGGGCTAGCAACATTCCTTCTGTCGTTGCACACCTTCCTGAAGAATCCAGATCTGAGCGAAATGAGCTTTGGCTTACTGAAAAGCAATGGGATGTTTCTGTATCCACCTTGGGTCTACATTGGCTCTGCAAAGCAGACACACTTGGTTACAAAGCTCGTCTGAAGGAACCACAAGTTCCAACAATGAGGTATATCTATCAGGTCGTAGCTAGTCAGTATGACCCACTAGGCTACATTATTCCCTTCACAACTAGAGCCAAAGTACTGATACAAAGACTGTGGGATAAAAAACGAGAGTGGGATGACCCATTGCTACCAAGTGACCTCTTGCAAGCCTGGCTTGAATGGGAAGCAGAATTGCAGTACCTGAACAAGATTGCTATACCACGATGCTACACTAGTGCAGAACTGGATTCTAAAGTGTGCAAAAGAGACATCCACATATTCTGCGATGCTTCTAATAATGCTTATGGGTCAGTGGCGTATCTTAGAACAGAGAGTCCTCAAGGCCAAGTCGAGGTTGCATTTATCACAGCAAGATCAAGGGTGGCACCAAAGCGGCAGTTATCTGTTCCTCGGCTAGAACTCTGTGCAGCACTTAGCGGGGCCCAATTGGCAAGACTTCTGGAAAAGGAACTCACCCTGAACATTCAACAGGTGACATTATGGAGTGACTCAAAGACAGTTTTATCTTGGATTCAATCAGATTCATGCAGATATAAAGTGTTTGTGGGCACAAGGATTGCAGAAATTCAGGAACTGACTGCTTCTCAGTCATGGCAGTATGTGAAGTCTGAAAACAATCCTGCAGATGACATTACCCATGGTAaaacacttcaccaactctcagTGCCAAGTCACTGGAAACAAGGACCACATTTTTTGTGGCAAGACCCAAGTACTTGGTCTAATGACACGGAGGAATTGGTCACAGACAGTACAGATGAAGAGGAGAAAGTCACTTTCTGCAGCCTGACCACAGTAGATTTCTCCGACATCATTAAAGAATTCTCATCATACCACAGTTTTGATCAATTGGTGGAACATGAAGCACAGAAACAATTAAAACAAGCCAATCAGACAAGAGATTTATCCGCCCAAGACTACGTAGCTGCTGAGATATCACTCTTGAAACAAGCCCAATTTATGTGTTTCCCAGTTGAACTTGATACATTAACATGTGGTAAATCTTTGCCTTCCAACAGCAGATTAGTCTCACTTGCACCGGAGATTGACCAATCTACTGGGCTCATAAGAGTTGGTGGCCGTTTGCGACGTAGTGAGCTACTTAGGCCAGATACTGTCCATCCAATTGTCATTGATCCCAAACACCCACTCAGTCAACTCCTGATCCAACATTATGATGAAAAACTTCATCATCCTGGCCCAGAAAGAGTATTTGCTGAGTTACGCCGTAAATATTGGATCATCAGAGGGCGAGAAGCAGTACGGCGACACCAACATCAGTGTCGTGAATGCAAAAAATGGCGTGGAAAGCCTGAAGTGCCAAAAATGGCTGATTTACCACCAGCCCGACTCCGTCTCCACCGCCCAGCTTTTTATTCGACAGGTGTTGACTGTTTTGGGCCTTATACAATCAAAGTAGGCCGCCGCAATGAGAAACGGTGGGGgatcatatttaaatgtatgacgACCAGAGGAGTCTACATTGATTTACTTCCTAAAATTGATACTGATTCATTCCTCATGGCCCTACGCAGATTCACTGCACGCAGAGGAACTCCCCATGAACTCTATTCTGACCAGGGAACCAACTTCAAGGGAGGAGAAAGGGAACTATCAGAAGCATTTGCGGCCATGCAACCCAATCTGCAAAGTCAGCTTGCAAAGCAGAAAATTCAGTTCAAATTCAATCCCCCTGGAGCTCCTCATTTTGGTGGACTATGGGAGAGGGAGATCAGGTCTCTAAAATCTGCTCTCAATGTTACCCTTGGAGCCCAACATGTAACTGAGGAAGTGCTTAGCACAGTGCTTACAGAGATCGAAGGCATGTTAAACTCCAAACCCCTGGGCTACGTGTCATCGGATGTAGCAGATGTTGACCCCATCACACCAAACAGCCTGTTATTGGGGCGGCCAGACCCTGATTTACCCCAAATTGTATACCCTGAGTCCGAATTACTAAGCAGAAAACGCTGGAGACATAGCCAGGTCCTTGCCGACCATTTTTGGGCCCACTTCATCAAGAGATACTTGCCTGAACTGCAAACTCGTGCAAAGTGGATTACTGAGACTGGCAAAGATCTAAAGACCGGGACAGTAGTGATGATCGTGGATGACCAATTGCCTCGAGCCCTCTGGCCAGTGGGCAAGGTCTCAGCCACAGTACCCGGTGCTGATGGGAAAATTAGAACTGCTGAAGTACAAGTGCAGGGTCGGAAATACATCCGACCAGTGAGTAAACTTATCTGTTTGCCACCTCTACCTGAGGATAACAAAGACTCGTAA
- the LOC113050226 gene encoding protein FAM83A-like, whose protein sequence is MISSDILRPTLNPARKALGKLATRLEEVKNPWRQGSALELSHNETARLATDALLEHGEKEYKKVLQNERELNFLSSQEIRYMTENVAKGGGADSGTNGVDMEEGDTVSELTSGTYFPMMSDEEPPMLELGWPEASNRFGPTEAQIYFQRDKSKNVKDHIRSLISKAKKVIALVMDVFTDVDLFCDLMEASNKRRVPVYILLDEKNLSYFLNMCSELDIQNSHLSNMRVRSVCGDTYCTKSGKKFTGQVQEKFMIIDCEEVIAGSYSFTWLSGMVHSNMLMHFSGRVTDCFDREFRCMYADSQIIDRFHNPDEDGMPVYSYHTPVPNLGLDFLADYGSRERVYSEHSSSQSSGSVSSIKAAPPGMKSNKVTPDKKNTEIFQKPPDRKVVTSPVLQNPSGPHIVRGSPNGTHQSQAVERTSFGQTAGVEWSKIGRSNTPGQASKIQGLGLYSPSPTQLSPTDNKTTSKYRLPTPFISKFTDLFTSKEKDSYSFQKMPTHSSPFGGPDLSQNEPESKQGLASPGPMLLDRMGPEKGIHRRDEKRMTLGHSKLDLVNQYNKLNQSKQVYSRFEVKNYIPQ, encoded by the exons ATGATCAGTTCAGATATTTTGCGTCCGACCCTGAACCCTGCGCGTAAAGCGCTCGGAAAGCTCGCGACCAGACTGGAGGAGGTGAAGAACCCCTGGAGACAAGGATCAGCGCTCGAGCTCAGCCACAATGAAACCGCTCGGCTCGCCACCGACGCGCTCCTGGAGCACGGCGAGAAGGAGTACAAAAAAGTATTGCAAAACGAAAGAGAATTAAACTTTCTGTCCTCTCAGGAAATACGTTATATGACCGAGAATGTGGCCAAAGGTGGCGGCGCGGATAGCGGGACTAATGGAGTGGACATGGAGGAAGGGGACACGGTGTCCGAGCTCACTTCAGGCACTTATTTCCCTATGATGTCCGACGAGGAGCCACCAATGTTGGAGCTGGGCTGGCCAGAGGCTTCCAACCGATTTGGACCCACCGAAGCGCAGATATACTTCCAGAGAGACAAGTCAAAAAACGTCAAAGATCACATTCGTTCTCTAATTAGTAAAGCCAAGAAG GTTATTGCTTTAGTCATGGATGTTTTTACAGACGTTGACTTGTTCTGTGACCTGATGGAGGCCTCCAACAAGCGCCGGGTTCCAGTTTATATTCTACTGGATGAGAAGAATCTCAGCTATTTTTTGAACATGTGCTCAGAACTGGACATCCAGAATTCACACTTAAGT AATATGCGGGTAAGAAGTGTATGTGGAGACACGTATTGCACCAAAAGTGGAAAGAAATTCACAGGCCAGGTTCAAGAGAAATTCATGATCATTGACTGTGAGGAAGTCATAGCTGGATCATATAG TTTTACTTGGCTCTCAGGCATGGTTCACAGCAACATGCTTATGCACTTCTCTGGCCGCGTCACAGACTGCTTTGATCGTGAATTCCGCTGCATGTATGCAGACTCCCAAATAATAGACCGTTTCCACAATCCAGATGAAGACGGGATGCCTGTTTACTCCTACCACACGCCAGTACCAAACTTGGGCTTGGATTTTCTTGCAGACTACGGCAGCAGGGAGCGAGTGTATTCGGAGCACTCCAGCAGCCAATCCAGTGGCAGCGTTTCCAGCATCAAAGCAGCTCCTCCAGGCATGAAATCTAATAAAGTCACACCTGACAAGAAGAACACTGAAATCTTTCAAAAGCCTCCTGACAGGAAAGTAGTCACGAGTCCGGTGCTTCAAAACCCTTCAGGACCTCACATTGTAAGAGGTTCTCCGAATGGGACCCACCAAAGTCAGGCAGTTGAGCGCACTTCCTTCGGTCAAACCGCTGGTGTGGAATGGTCCAAAATAGGACGCTCAAACACTCCCGGACAGGCATCCAAAATCCAGGGTTTAGGTCTCTACAGTCCATCACCAACTCAACTAAGTCCAACGGACAACAAGACCACCTCCAAATATCGTCTTCCCACTCCTTTCATCAGTAAGTTCACTGATTTGTTCACCTCAAAGGAAAAGGACTCCTACTCATTCCAGAAGATGCCTACTCATTCCTCTCCGTTTGGTGGGCCAGATCTTTCTCAGAACGAACCAGAGAGTAAGCAAGGTCTAGCCTCACCAGGACCCATGCTTTTGGACAGGATGGGCCCGGAGAAAGGGATACATCGGCGGGATGAGAAACGCATGACGCTGGGACACAGCAAATTGGACCTTGTCAACCAGTACAACAAGTTAAATCAATCCAAACAGGTATACAGTCGCTTTGAGGTAAAGAACTACATACCTCAGTAA